A genomic window from Clostridium aceticum includes:
- a CDS encoding molybdenum cofactor guanylyltransferase: protein MEKKSISAVVLAGGNSRRMGQNKALLKLGSKTMIEIVIDKLQTVFQEVIVVTNTPREYPMLKSVHFAKDRLEVEEKSSLVGLYTGIIEASNEYVFAVACDMPLLNIPLIQYMKANLGDEDVFIPHLEGHYQPLHAIYGKGCIEPMAKLLQKEDYKIINFFHEVKVQTLQQETIKQFDPYLQSFINVNNYEEYMKLKTLYF, encoded by the coding sequence ATGGAGAAAAAATCAATCTCAGCAGTGGTATTAGCTGGAGGAAATAGCAGAAGAATGGGGCAAAACAAGGCACTGCTAAAATTAGGCTCAAAGACAATGATTGAAATAGTTATTGACAAGCTACAAACTGTATTTCAAGAGGTTATTGTAGTAACAAATACTCCGAGAGAGTATCCGATGCTTAAGAGTGTGCACTTTGCTAAAGATAGATTAGAGGTGGAAGAAAAAAGTTCCTTAGTTGGACTCTACACGGGAATCATTGAAGCTAGTAATGAATATGTTTTTGCTGTAGCTTGTGACATGCCACTGTTAAACATTCCTTTAATTCAGTATATGAAGGCAAATTTAGGGGATGAAGATGTCTTCATTCCCCATCTAGAGGGACACTATCAACCCCTACATGCAATTTATGGGAAGGGTTGTATTGAACCCATGGCAAAACTACTACAAAAGGAAGACTATAAAATTATAAATTTTTTTCATGAAGTAAAAGTACAAACACTTCAACAAGAAACTATAAAACAGTTTGATCCATACCTACAAAGTTTTATCAATGTCAACAATTACGAAGAATATATGAAACTAAAGACCCTATATTTTTAA
- the arsD gene encoding arsenite efflux transporter metallochaperone ArsD, which produces MKIEIYDPPMCCPTGICGPSVDETLVKTKENLELLKKKYPEAIVERYMISQQPSKFKENEAVFQLIKEKGRDVLPITTVNGIIIKSSQYPTLEEIESHL; this is translated from the coding sequence ATGAAAATAGAAATTTATGATCCACCAATGTGTTGTCCTACAGGAATTTGCGGTCCCAGTGTAGATGAAACACTAGTAAAGACAAAGGAAAATCTAGAGTTATTAAAGAAAAAGTATCCTGAAGCGATTGTCGAAAGATATATGATTAGCCAACAACCCTCAAAGTTTAAAGAAAATGAAGCTGTTTTTCAACTAATTAAAGAAAAAGGAAGAGATGTATTACCTATTACAACGGTTAATGGAATCATTATTAAATCTAGCCAATATCCGACGCTAGAAGAAATTGAAAGCCATTTATAG
- a CDS encoding tRNA (adenine(22)-N(1))-methyltransferase produces the protein MQVKLTPRLKKIADLVPINSKVSDIGTDHGYLPIYLLQNNIASHVIASDVNKGPLETAEKNIYLHGYVDKIEMRLGSGLEVLKAGEVDTIIIAGMGGILISELLDKAPNIVNKIHTFILQPMQAQEDLRRYLVANNFKITKDLLVKEDHRIYEIIVAQQGSQAIEEEIYYETGLFLESNPKDLVEEFIEGKIKTQKEIILQVKEQNSPTAMKKHTECEKKLIKLQEVLAWLKQ, from the coding sequence ATGCAAGTGAAGTTAACACCAAGATTAAAGAAAATAGCTGACTTGGTGCCAATAAACAGTAAAGTATCGGATATTGGTACAGATCATGGTTACTTACCCATTTATCTTTTGCAAAATAACATCGCTTCCCATGTGATCGCCAGTGATGTAAACAAAGGACCTCTAGAAACTGCCGAAAAAAATATTTACCTTCATGGATATGTAGATAAGATTGAAATGAGACTGGGTAGCGGTTTAGAGGTTTTAAAAGCAGGTGAGGTGGATACGATAATTATAGCAGGAATGGGTGGTATACTGATATCGGAGTTATTAGACAAAGCACCCAATATTGTTAATAAAATACATACTTTTATTTTGCAACCTATGCAGGCACAGGAGGATTTAAGAAGATATCTCGTGGCCAATAATTTTAAAATCACCAAAGACTTATTAGTGAAGGAAGACCACAGAATCTATGAAATCATTGTGGCTCAGCAAGGCTCACAAGCGATAGAAGAAGAGATTTATTATGAAACGGGCCTTTTTCTTGAGTCAAATCCAAAGGACTTAGTAGAAGAATTTATAGAAGGAAAAATAAAGACGCAAAAAGAAATTATACTTCAAGTAAAAGAACAAAATTCTCCTACTGCTATGAAAAAACATACAGAATGCGAGAAAAAACTGATAAAATTACAGGAGGTATTAGCATGGCTGAAACAGTAA
- a CDS encoding ribonuclease HI family protein, producing MEVVIYTDGGSRGNPGEAGIGIVIQDIDGNMLKEISQYIGNQTNNVAEYKALSRGLEAALDMGATGVKCYLDSELVTKQIKGEYKVKNEGMITMYNMVMPLVKKFASFHIEHVRREHNKKADALANKAMDEK from the coding sequence GTGGAGGTTGTAATTTATACAGACGGTGGTTCAAGGGGAAACCCAGGAGAAGCAGGAATAGGGATTGTCATTCAAGATATAGACGGAAACATGCTAAAGGAAATTAGTCAATACATAGGAAATCAAACCAACAACGTTGCAGAGTACAAGGCTTTAAGCCGTGGATTAGAAGCGGCCTTAGATATGGGTGCAACTGGTGTGAAGTGTTATTTGGACAGTGAGTTGGTAACAAAACAAATCAAAGGTGAATATAAAGTAAAGAATGAGGGTATGATTACTATGTACAACATGGTGATGCCCTTAGTAAAGAAGTTTGCTAGTTTTCATATAGAGCATGTCAGAAGAGAACATAATAAGAAGGCAGATGCTTTAGCAAACAAAGCAATGGATGAAAAATAA
- a CDS encoding Nif3-like dinuclear metal center hexameric protein produces MAETVKRIISIMEKLAPKQDAMKWDNVGLQVGSEHSQVNRVMVCLDVTKEVLQEAIEKKVDLIIAHHPMIFSPLKSITREDHKGYLIHEAIKNDITIYAAHTNMDIATEGLNSFVAKKIGIEDTDILDITLREKLYKIAVSVPEGHDEKVAQALAAAGAGHIGNYSDCSFRSKGTGTFKPLAGTNPFIGKQGELEKVLEIKIETIVSQAQLAEAINNMIQAHPYEEVPYDIYPLENLGKKKGLGKIGKLQNPKPLSAFGEELKSLLQLKQVKYVGDSDKTLETIGIVCGSGADYIELAAMKGCDCLITGDVKYHQAQTALELGITVIDAGHFETEIFFVDLVFAYLKQQFSMENMEVEIVAPSTEINPFNIL; encoded by the coding sequence ATGGCTGAAACAGTAAAGCGGATTATAAGCATCATGGAAAAATTAGCGCCAAAGCAGGATGCAATGAAATGGGACAATGTAGGATTACAGGTAGGTAGTGAGCATAGCCAAGTGAATAGGGTGATGGTTTGTTTAGATGTAACAAAAGAGGTGTTACAGGAGGCAATAGAAAAAAAGGTTGATTTAATTATTGCCCATCATCCCATGATTTTTTCCCCTCTAAAATCTATCACCAGAGAAGACCATAAGGGATACTTAATCCATGAAGCTATAAAAAATGATATTACTATCTATGCTGCTCATACCAATATGGATATTGCTACAGAAGGACTAAATAGCTTTGTAGCTAAGAAGATTGGCATAGAAGACACAGATATCTTAGACATTACCCTAAGAGAAAAGTTATACAAGATTGCTGTATCTGTACCAGAAGGACATGACGAAAAGGTGGCACAAGCCTTAGCAGCAGCTGGTGCTGGTCATATCGGCAATTATAGTGACTGTAGCTTTAGAAGCAAAGGTACAGGAACTTTTAAGCCGTTGGCAGGAACCAATCCCTTTATAGGAAAACAAGGCGAGTTGGAAAAAGTTCTAGAAATAAAGATTGAAACGATTGTTTCTCAAGCTCAGTTAGCTGAAGCTATCAACAACATGATACAGGCTCATCCTTATGAAGAAGTACCCTACGATATTTACCCCCTTGAGAATTTAGGCAAGAAAAAAGGTCTTGGAAAAATAGGAAAACTACAGAATCCTAAACCTTTATCCGCTTTTGGGGAAGAATTAAAGTCGTTGCTTCAACTAAAACAAGTAAAGTATGTGGGTGACTCTGATAAGACCCTTGAGACTATAGGTATTGTTTGTGGAAGTGGGGCGGACTATATAGAGTTGGCAGCAATGAAGGGTTGTGACTGTCTGATCACAGGAGATGTTAAATATCATCAGGCACAAACAGCTTTAGAACTAGGCATAACAGTGATTGATGCCGGGCATTTTGAAACAGAGATATTTTTTGTGGATTTAGTTTTTGCTTATTTGAAGCAACAATTTTCTATGGAGAATATGGAGGTAGAAATTGTTGCCCCTAGCACAGAAATTAATCCTTTTAATATACTATAG
- the rpoD gene encoding RNA polymerase sigma factor RpoD, with product MNNPKELKDKKESVKKLVEKGKKRGMITYTEIMDALEDIDIDKDQIDEIYEHLATMGIDIVGDKEEDLDGLEVDDIDLENDIVIEESIEDDSALLKGINIDDPVRMYLKEIGKVPLLSADEEIALAQRMENGDEEAKKRLVEANLRLVVSIAKRYVGRGMLFLDLIQEGNLGLIKAVEKFDYTKGYKFSTYATWWIRQAITRAIADQARTIRIPVHMVETINKLIRVSRQLLQELGREPKPEEIAEEMDLSEDKVREILKIAQEPVSLETPIGEEEDSHLGDFIPDDDAPAPAEAAAFSLLKEQLIEVLDTLTPREQKVLRLRFGLDDGRARTLEEVGKKFEVTRERIRQIEAKALRKLRHPSRSKKLKDYLE from the coding sequence AGAGTCTGTAAAGAAGTTAGTAGAAAAAGGTAAGAAAAGAGGAATGATTACTTATACAGAAATCATGGATGCTCTTGAAGATATTGATATAGATAAGGATCAAATAGATGAAATTTATGAACACTTGGCTACAATGGGAATTGACATAGTAGGAGACAAGGAGGAAGACTTAGACGGTTTAGAGGTAGACGATATTGATTTAGAAAATGATATTGTCATTGAAGAAAGTATTGAAGATGATTCCGCCTTGCTAAAAGGTATTAATATAGATGATCCTGTTAGAATGTACTTAAAGGAAATCGGAAAAGTTCCTTTATTATCCGCCGACGAAGAGATTGCACTAGCACAAAGAATGGAAAACGGAGATGAGGAAGCAAAAAAGCGCTTAGTAGAAGCTAACTTAAGGCTAGTTGTAAGTATTGCAAAGCGTTATGTAGGTCGTGGTATGTTGTTTTTAGACTTAATACAAGAAGGTAATCTGGGCTTAATTAAGGCAGTAGAAAAGTTTGATTATACAAAAGGCTATAAATTTAGTACTTATGCCACTTGGTGGATTCGCCAAGCCATTACAAGAGCTATAGCAGACCAAGCTCGTACCATAAGAATTCCTGTACATATGGTAGAGACCATTAATAAGTTGATTAGAGTCTCAAGACAATTGTTACAGGAATTAGGCAGAGAACCGAAACCAGAAGAGATTGCAGAAGAAATGGATCTATCAGAAGATAAAGTACGAGAAATATTAAAAATTGCTCAAGAACCAGTATCTTTAGAAACACCGATAGGAGAGGAAGAAGATAGTCATTTAGGAGATTTTATTCCAGATGATGATGCGCCAGCACCAGCTGAAGCCGCCGCCTTTTCTTTACTGAAAGAACAACTGATCGAGGTATTAGATACCCTTACTCCTAGAGAACAAAAAGTATTGAGACTTAGATTTGGATTAGATGATGGTAGAGCTAGAACGTTAGAAGAAGTAGGTAAAAAGTTTGAAGTAACTAGAGAGCGTATCCGCCAGATTGAAGCAAAGGCTCTGAGAAAGTTAAGACACCCTAGTCGCAGTAAGAAATTAAAGGATTATCTAGAATAA
- a CDS encoding cupin domain-containing protein — translation MYNPYNPYWSPYWTTPPTYNPYPYWGTPPMYPSEPPKHFIDLKDYGPQPYVVNIEEATKQNDYYRIALWTGKYLQLTLMSIDVGDDIGLEVHHDHDQFIRIEEGQGIVKMGDKKDQLDFQAKVYDDYAIFIPAGKWHNLINTGCKPLKLYSIYAPPEHPHGTVHKTKEDAEKCRER, via the coding sequence ATGTATAACCCTTATAATCCATATTGGTCCCCCTACTGGACTACACCCCCCACGTATAATCCCTATCCCTATTGGGGTACACCACCAATGTATCCTTCAGAACCCCCAAAACACTTTATTGACTTAAAGGATTATGGACCACAACCCTATGTAGTTAATATCGAGGAGGCTACTAAGCAAAACGATTATTATCGTATCGCTTTGTGGACAGGTAAATATTTGCAACTCACCTTAATGAGCATTGATGTTGGTGATGACATAGGTTTAGAAGTTCATCACGACCATGATCAATTCATACGTATTGAGGAAGGGCAAGGCATTGTTAAAATGGGAGACAAAAAAGATCAGTTGGATTTTCAAGCAAAAGTCTATGATGACTACGCAATATTTATACCTGCCGGCAAATGGCATAATCTAATCAATACAGGTTGTAAACCCCTTAAACTATACTCTATTTACGCACCACCCGAGCATCCCCATGGCACAGTTCATAAAACTAAAGAGGATGCTGAAAAATGTCGTGAACGCTAA
- a CDS encoding ArsR/SmtB family transcription factor produces MDGLFKILGDENRLRILNLLRKGELCVCEIELVLETTQSNVSRHLGKLRNEKIISFEKKAQWIYYRINPDFIENNKLLYDFMNEKMDQDVKLLQDLEKLRKHKESGFTCKSL; encoded by the coding sequence ATGGATGGGTTGTTCAAGATACTTGGCGATGAAAATAGATTACGGATATTAAACTTACTGAGAAAAGGTGAATTATGTGTATGTGAGATTGAGTTAGTACTAGAGACAACGCAGTCTAATGTGTCAAGGCACTTAGGGAAGCTAAGAAACGAAAAAATCATTTCCTTTGAAAAGAAAGCTCAGTGGATATATTATCGAATAAACCCAGATTTTATTGAAAATAATAAACTGCTTTATGATTTTATGAATGAAAAAATGGATCAAGATGTTAAACTTCTACAGGATCTTGAAAAATTAAGAAAGCACAAAGAAAGTGGTTTTACTTGTAAAAGTTTATAA
- a CDS encoding ketopantoate reductase family protein, which translates to MKYLIVGAGGTGGCIGAYMSAAGKDVTLIARGDHLLEMQKHGLKMETIHKGNYIVHPIKAFDMDHYDGSPDVIFVCVKGYSIDDTILFIKKVANKNTVVIPILNIYGTGNKIQKQLPELTVTDGCIYVSANIKEPGVIKMHGDIFKIVYGVRNPSEYPSVLEEIANDLKESGITGIISDNIERDCLQKFSYVSPMAACGLYYGCTAEAMQKQGEIRDCFVSLIREIELLANAMGIFFTVDIIPTNLDILDALSPTASTSMQRDLSIGKQSEIDGLIFEVVRIGKKVGVPLLNYEKIARKFGFN; encoded by the coding sequence ATGAAATATTTGATTGTTGGAGCAGGGGGTACAGGGGGCTGTATTGGAGCTTATATGTCGGCGGCAGGGAAAGATGTAACACTTATTGCTAGAGGGGATCATCTTTTAGAGATGCAAAAACATGGCTTGAAAATGGAAACAATACATAAAGGAAACTATATAGTACATCCTATAAAAGCCTTTGATATGGATCATTATGATGGTAGCCCAGATGTTATTTTTGTGTGCGTAAAGGGATATTCTATAGATGACACAATACTTTTTATCAAAAAAGTTGCCAATAAGAACACAGTTGTTATTCCCATCTTAAATATATATGGAACTGGTAATAAAATACAAAAACAATTACCAGAGCTAACGGTAACAGATGGTTGCATCTATGTATCAGCAAATATAAAAGAACCAGGTGTAATAAAAATGCACGGAGATATTTTTAAAATCGTTTATGGGGTTAGAAATCCCAGTGAATATCCATCAGTTTTGGAAGAAATAGCAAATGATTTAAAAGAGTCAGGAATAACAGGCATTATATCAGACAATATTGAAAGAGATTGTCTACAAAAATTTTCATATGTGTCCCCAATGGCAGCCTGTGGACTATACTATGGCTGCACTGCTGAAGCAATGCAAAAACAAGGGGAGATAAGAGATTGCTTTGTGTCATTAATTAGAGAGATAGAATTATTGGCAAATGCAATGGGTATTTTCTTCACAGTAGATATTATTCCAACAAATTTAGATATTCTTGATGCCTTAAGCCCAACGGCTTCTACATCTATGCAGAGGGACCTTAGTATAGGGAAACAATCTGAAATTGATGGTCTTATATTTGAAGTAGTTCGTATTGGAAAAAAAGTTGGGGTACCTCTTTTAAATTATGAAAAAATAGCAAGGAAATTTGGTTTTAATTGA
- a CDS encoding ArsA family ATPase — MQTKFILFSGKGGVGKTSMASTTAVHYAEKGKPTLIVTTDPAANLSDVFEQEIGHKITEIYGVKNLYAMEIDPDKATEEYKERSLAPMRELFDEDLVKVAEEQLSGPCTEEMAVFDKFIDFMDTEEYEVVVFDTAPTGHTIRLLELPVDWSKHIEESAKGSGQTCMGPVALIQDSKKKYDDAIAKLRDSHQTDFVFVMQPEETSLAETMRSSHDLEELGIKTTKVIINGLIPAEEVVVPFFKKKFDKQQATLEKTKEIFKHIKTQTMELFDTELKGVDMFRRSAEKLFQGSDVIE; from the coding sequence ATGCAAACAAAGTTTATACTTTTTTCTGGAAAAGGTGGGGTAGGCAAGACATCTATGGCTTCAACTACAGCAGTACATTATGCAGAAAAAGGTAAGCCAACCCTAATCGTTACAACAGATCCTGCCGCCAACCTATCGGATGTATTTGAACAGGAGATTGGTCATAAAATTACTGAAATTTATGGCGTGAAGAATCTTTATGCCATGGAAATAGACCCTGATAAGGCGACAGAGGAGTACAAAGAAAGATCCCTTGCGCCTATGCGAGAATTATTTGATGAGGATTTGGTCAAAGTGGCAGAGGAACAATTAAGTGGACCCTGTACAGAAGAAATGGCTGTTTTTGATAAGTTTATAGACTTTATGGACACCGAGGAATATGAAGTGGTTGTTTTTGATACTGCTCCTACGGGTCATACCATTCGTCTACTGGAATTACCAGTGGATTGGAGTAAACATATTGAAGAAAGTGCTAAGGGTAGCGGTCAAACCTGCATGGGACCAGTGGCACTTATTCAAGATAGTAAGAAGAAATATGATGATGCTATTGCTAAATTAAGAGACTCTCATCAAACAGACTTTGTTTTTGTCATGCAGCCAGAGGAGACTTCCTTAGCAGAAACCATGAGGTCTTCTCATGATTTGGAGGAACTAGGGATTAAAACCACCAAAGTTATTATCAATGGTTTAATTCCAGCAGAGGAGGTAGTGGTGCCCTTCTTTAAAAAGAAATTTGATAAACAACAAGCAACCCTAGAAAAGACAAAGGAAATTTTTAAGCACATCAAGACACAAACTATGGAGCTTTTTGATACGGAGCTAAAGGGAGTAGATATGTTTAGAAGAAGTGCAGAAAAACTCTTTCAAGGAAGTGATGTAATTGAGTAG
- the fdhD gene encoding formate dehydrogenase accessory sulfurtransferase FdhD, translated as MAYTKTVKIKKIDDQVIESIEDAVVVEYPFTIFLNGEEFITLLCSPSGLEYLVVGFLVSEGIIKSKKDIEKITIDEEKGHAHVSLANNTNFVEKLFGKRTVTTGCGKGTVFYNVLDSLGTHPIESSLKVKAQSILSLSNKLNKSSVLFKETGGVHSCGLCNQEEIIIFHEDVGRHNALDKIVGEAFLKEINLEDKILITSGRISSEMIIKTAKQKIPILVSRSAPTDLSVGIAKELGITLIGFARGKRMNIYQGEERIIAPIRMTNYGLS; from the coding sequence ATGGCTTATACTAAAACGGTGAAGATAAAAAAGATCGATGATCAAGTAATTGAATCCATAGAAGACGCAGTAGTTGTAGAATATCCATTCACTATATTTCTAAATGGTGAAGAGTTTATTACGCTACTGTGCTCTCCTAGTGGACTAGAATATCTAGTAGTAGGTTTTTTAGTTTCTGAGGGAATTATTAAGTCTAAGAAAGATATTGAAAAAATAACGATAGATGAGGAGAAGGGTCACGCCCATGTCAGCTTAGCCAATAATACAAACTTTGTTGAAAAACTATTTGGAAAAAGAACAGTAACTACAGGCTGTGGAAAAGGGACGGTATTCTACAATGTATTAGACTCTCTAGGCACCCACCCCATCGAAAGTTCCCTAAAAGTCAAAGCCCAGTCCATTTTAAGTTTATCTAACAAGTTAAATAAAAGCTCGGTGTTGTTTAAAGAAACTGGAGGTGTTCATAGCTGTGGTCTCTGTAACCAAGAGGAAATAATCATATTTCATGAAGATGTAGGTCGGCATAATGCCCTAGACAAAATTGTAGGGGAAGCATTCTTAAAAGAAATCAACCTAGAGGATAAAATCCTTATCACCAGTGGTCGAATTTCTTCAGAGATGATTATTAAAACTGCAAAACAGAAAATACCCATCCTCGTATCCCGTTCAGCACCAACTGATCTTTCTGTAGGTATTGCAAAAGAATTGGGTATAACACTCATTGGCTTTGCTAGAGGTAAAAGAATGAATATCTATCAGGGTGAGGAGAGGATTATCGCTCCGATCAGGATGACAAACTATGGTTTAAGTTAA
- a CDS encoding tungsten cofactor oxidoreductase radical SAM maturase → MKKQFKALGTELFAAGKKIQIAKDGSLKLPVALEGEQEAIFVETEGGYRLIPLVPDIKRIYIEVTTKCNFDCITCIRSSWQDCLLHMEWETFENILKNLKELPDLTSVHFGGFGEPMMHPRIFDMIKAVKELGLKVEMITNGSYLLEENIKQLIDLELDTLFTSLDSPEEEAYNEIRLGADFQRVSNNIKNLQTMKQERKTKKPELGIEFVAMKKNYDQLPQLIHMAYELKANQIIVSNLIPYHESMKDEIVYDIDDTGRMFGSKSLLTTIKAQMSNMKLRTERSCKFVKDKSLCINYLGNVSPCYALMHTYHCYIYGRKKDMYACHLGNVNEKKLQEIWMDSGYVNFRRAVNENHFPSCTDCRSLDGCNYTESNEMDCWGNSPSCAECLWARQIIACP, encoded by the coding sequence ATGAAAAAGCAGTTTAAAGCCTTAGGAACGGAACTTTTTGCAGCAGGAAAAAAGATTCAAATTGCTAAGGATGGAAGTCTAAAGCTACCTGTAGCTTTAGAAGGGGAGCAAGAAGCCATATTTGTTGAGACGGAGGGAGGCTATCGATTAATTCCTTTAGTGCCGGATATAAAAAGGATATATATTGAAGTTACTACGAAATGTAACTTTGACTGTATCACCTGTATTCGCAGTTCTTGGCAGGATTGTTTATTACATATGGAGTGGGAAACCTTTGAAAATATATTAAAAAACCTTAAAGAATTACCAGATTTGACGTCTGTTCATTTTGGTGGTTTTGGTGAACCTATGATGCATCCAAGGATTTTTGATATGATAAAAGCAGTAAAGGAACTGGGATTAAAGGTAGAAATGATTACCAATGGTTCTTATTTATTGGAAGAAAATATTAAACAACTAATTGATTTGGAGTTAGACACTCTTTTTACTTCCTTAGATAGTCCTGAAGAAGAAGCATACAACGAAATACGACTAGGGGCTGACTTTCAGAGGGTTTCTAACAATATCAAAAACCTGCAGACTATGAAGCAGGAAAGAAAAACTAAAAAGCCGGAACTAGGAATTGAGTTTGTAGCTATGAAAAAGAATTATGACCAACTGCCGCAGTTAATCCACATGGCATATGAGCTCAAAGCCAATCAGATTATCGTAAGCAATTTAATACCTTATCACGAATCTATGAAGGATGAAATTGTCTATGATATAGATGACACTGGTCGTATGTTTGGTAGTAAATCTCTATTAACCACCATCAAGGCACAGATGTCCAATATGAAACTAAGAACAGAGCGAAGCTGTAAATTTGTAAAGGATAAATCCTTATGCATCAATTATCTAGGTAATGTCAGCCCTTGTTATGCTTTGATGCATACCTATCATTGTTATATCTACGGAAGAAAAAAAGATATGTATGCCTGTCATCTGGGAAATGTCAATGAAAAAAAGCTTCAAGAAATTTGGATGGATTCAGGGTATGTGAACTTTAGAAGAGCTGTAAACGAAAATCATTTCCCTTCTTGTACTGACTGTAGATCTTTAGATGGTTGCAACTATACGGAGAGTAATGAGATGGATTGCTGGGGAAACAGCCCTTCTTGTGCTGAGTGTCTTTGGGCTAGACAGATTATTGCTTGTCCGTAA
- a CDS encoding YbaK/EbsC family protein: MAIEKVREYFMQWNMEDKILEFEVSSATVELAAQAANCEPKRIAKTLSFMVKDKCILIVTAGDAKIDNAKYKAHFGTKAKMLTSDEVVKLVGHAVGGVCPFGVKDGVITYLDTSLKRFTTVFPACGSSNSAIELTIDELEKYSNANSWVDVCKAWQE, translated from the coding sequence ATGGCTATAGAAAAAGTTAGGGAATATTTTATGCAGTGGAATATGGAGGATAAGATCCTTGAGTTTGAAGTGTCCAGTGCCACAGTGGAATTAGCAGCTCAGGCAGCGAATTGTGAACCAAAAAGAATTGCAAAAACATTATCCTTTATGGTGAAGGACAAATGTATTTTGATTGTTACAGCAGGAGATGCAAAAATCGATAATGCAAAATATAAAGCACACTTTGGGACAAAGGCAAAGATGTTAACTTCTGACGAGGTAGTTAAGCTTGTAGGACATGCAGTAGGTGGCGTTTGTCCCTTTGGAGTGAAGGATGGCGTAATTACCTATCTCGATACATCCCTCAAAAGATTTACAACAGTTTTTCCAGCCTGTGGCAGCAGCAATAGTGCTATTGAACTTACTATTGATGAACTTGAAAAATATTCTAATGCAAATTCCTGGGTAGATGTATGTAAGGCTTGGCAGGAATAA
- a CDS encoding ArsA family ATPase has translation MSRLDTVLYPAKGERKNIFFSGKGGVGKTSMACITALQTARKGYKTLLLTTDPAAHIGNVLDRPVSDTITPIESVDNLYAAKIDQKKATEEYKKNVLEDAEAKFDTHTIMAMREELDSPCTEEMAAFQKFIEFASLEEFQVIVFDTAPTGHTLRMLELPMDWSKQIQLKAGISTGISEADKKQKEVFDKVIDRMKDEKSTTFAFVMYPEKTPIVEAYRASQELMTLDIKTQLVVANLIIPEEQAVTPFYQKRRNMQLGYIEEIKETFKDAELLKISMFEDEIKGIAMLKNIGTEIFDIKEE, from the coding sequence TTGAGTAGATTAGATACAGTCTTATATCCAGCAAAAGGAGAAAGAAAGAATATCTTCTTTTCAGGAAAAGGAGGTGTTGGTAAAACCTCCATGGCTTGCATTACTGCACTTCAGACTGCAAGAAAGGGCTATAAAACTCTATTGCTAACCACTGATCCAGCAGCGCACATCGGAAATGTTTTAGATAGGCCTGTATCTGATACAATTACTCCAATCGAAAGTGTAGATAACCTATATGCAGCTAAGATTGATCAAAAAAAGGCTACTGAGGAATATAAGAAAAATGTATTAGAGGACGCTGAGGCTAAATTTGATACTCATACAATCATGGCTATGCGGGAGGAACTAGATTCACCCTGTACAGAGGAAATGGCAGCTTTTCAAAAATTCATAGAATTTGCAAGCTTGGAAGAATTCCAAGTCATCGTCTTTGACACTGCACCGACAGGGCATACCTTAAGGATGCTGGAGTTACCAATGGATTGGAGCAAACAAATTCAGTTGAAGGCAGGAATCTCCACAGGAATAAGTGAAGCAGATAAAAAACAAAAAGAAGTATTTGACAAGGTTATTGATAGGATGAAGGATGAAAAATCAACCACCTTTGCCTTTGTCATGTACCCTGAAAAAACACCGATTGTAGAGGCCTATCGTGCATCCCAGGAGCTGATGACATTAGATATCAAAACCCAATTGGTGGTTGCTAATCTAATTATTCCAGAGGAGCAAGCTGTAACCCCCTTCTACCAAAAAAGAAGAAATATGCAGTTAGGTTATATTGAAGAAATTAAGGAAACCTTTAAGGATGCAGAATTACTTAAAATTTCTATGTTTGAGGATGAAATTAAAGGCATAGCTATGCTAAAAAATATAGGTACTGAAATATTTGATATAAAGGAAGAATAG